In Acaryochloris marina S15, a single genomic region encodes these proteins:
- the argS gene encoding arginine--tRNA ligase, with protein sequence MKSILKTLETRFDRALDAAFGSELVISVPVVGVASNPKFGDYQSNVSLALAKPLGQSPRGIADQILQKLEVDDLCEIPTIAGPGFINLTLKPTFLAEQLQQIQADPRLGIEPIADPQRVVVDFSSPNIAKEMHVGHLRSTIIGDCIARILEFQGNDVLRLNHVGDWGTQFGMLITYLSEVHPAALTTSDALDLGDLVAFYKKSKHRFDEDEKFQVQSRQAVVKLQQGDPEAKQAWQLLCDQSRREFEKIYRDLDIELEERGESFYNPFLAEVLTDLATAGLLETDQGAKCVFLEGFTNKQGDPQPLIVQKSDGGFNYATTDLAALRHRITAESATRIIYVTGAEQINHFAQVFQVATRTGWIPDTVQVVHLPFGMVQGEDGKKLKTRSGETIRLRGLLDEAINRAQLDVESRLAEDERTEAPDFIANVAQVIGLGAVKYADLSQNRTSNYVFSYDKMLALQGNTAPYMIYAYVRVQGISRKGNIDFSQLGDVSLTLGEPSELALVKHLLQMQDVIAEVAADLMPNRLCQYLFELSQKFNQFYDQCPVLKAEEPARTSRLVISDLTARTLKLGLSLLGIEVLERM encoded by the coding sequence ATGAAGTCCATCCTAAAAACCTTAGAGACTCGATTCGATCGAGCGTTAGACGCTGCCTTTGGATCTGAGTTGGTCATTTCTGTTCCGGTTGTTGGTGTGGCCAGCAATCCCAAGTTTGGTGACTATCAATCTAATGTCTCTTTAGCCTTGGCAAAGCCCTTGGGGCAATCCCCCCGTGGGATCGCAGATCAGATTCTGCAGAAACTGGAGGTAGATGATCTGTGCGAAATCCCCACCATTGCTGGACCAGGCTTTATCAACTTAACCCTCAAGCCCACTTTTTTGGCTGAGCAACTTCAGCAGATCCAGGCCGATCCTCGTCTAGGAATCGAGCCTATTGCTGATCCGCAACGAGTGGTGGTTGATTTCTCCAGTCCCAATATCGCCAAAGAAATGCATGTGGGCCATTTGCGGTCTACGATCATCGGCGACTGTATTGCCCGAATTCTCGAATTTCAGGGTAATGATGTTCTGCGGCTTAACCATGTCGGGGATTGGGGTACGCAGTTTGGCATGTTGATTACTTACCTATCTGAGGTTCATCCTGCAGCGTTAACGACATCGGATGCTCTAGATTTAGGCGATTTAGTTGCTTTTTATAAAAAATCTAAGCATCGCTTTGATGAGGATGAAAAATTTCAGGTGCAGTCCCGGCAGGCAGTCGTAAAATTACAGCAGGGAGATCCTGAGGCGAAACAAGCATGGCAGCTCCTTTGTGATCAATCTCGCCGCGAATTTGAGAAGATTTACCGAGATCTGGATATTGAGCTAGAGGAGCGAGGGGAGTCTTTTTATAATCCCTTCTTAGCTGAAGTACTAACAGATTTGGCTACAGCAGGTCTGCTGGAAACTGATCAAGGGGCAAAATGCGTTTTTCTAGAAGGATTTACCAATAAACAAGGTGATCCTCAACCGCTGATCGTGCAAAAGTCTGATGGTGGGTTTAACTATGCCACTACGGATTTAGCCGCTTTGCGACACCGAATTACCGCTGAGTCAGCTACACGAATTATTTATGTAACCGGTGCAGAGCAGATTAATCACTTTGCTCAGGTGTTTCAAGTTGCAACTCGGACAGGATGGATTCCTGATACTGTCCAGGTAGTCCATTTACCCTTTGGTATGGTCCAGGGCGAAGATGGCAAAAAGCTAAAAACTCGCTCGGGTGAAACGATTCGTTTACGAGGCCTGTTGGATGAGGCTATTAACCGTGCCCAGCTTGATGTTGAGTCAAGATTGGCTGAGGACGAACGAACTGAAGCCCCAGATTTTATTGCCAATGTTGCCCAAGTCATTGGACTTGGAGCCGTAAAATATGCGGATCTGAGTCAGAATCGCACCAGCAATTATGTATTTAGCTATGACAAAATGTTGGCGCTGCAGGGTAATACTGCTCCCTATATGATCTACGCCTATGTTCGGGTACAGGGCATAAGCCGCAAAGGAAATATTGATTTTTCCCAATTAGGTGATGTTTCGTTGACCTTAGGAGAGCCTTCAGAGTTGGCATTGGTCAAGCATCTGTTGCAAATGCAGGATGTCATCGCCGAAGTTGCTGCTGATCTTATGCCGAATCGACTTTGCCAGTATCTGTTTGAGCTGAGCCAGAAGTTTAATCAATTTTATGATCAGTGCCCCGTTCTCAAGGCTGAAGAACCTGCTCGGACGTCCCGGCTGGTGATTTCTGATCTGACTGCCCGTACCCTGAAACTGGGGCTATCCCTACTGGGGATTGAAGTGCTAGAGCGGATGTAA
- the petN gene encoding cytochrome b6-f complex subunit PetN has product MDILTLGWVSVLTLFTYSIAMVVWGRHGM; this is encoded by the coding sequence ATGGATATCTTGACCTTGGGTTGGGTTTCAGTTCTTACTCTCTTCACTTACTCCATTGCCATGGTGGTATGGGGTCGCCACGGCATGTAA
- a CDS encoding methyltransferase domain-containing protein has protein sequence MPATLSQQIQQFYDTSSGLWEQVWGEHMHHGYYGPTGKQAKPRRQAQIDLIEELLAWGQVQQPQQILDVGCGIGGSSLYLAQKYNANVTGITLSPVQADRAQARAREAGLSSQSEFRVADAQQMPFPEASFDLVWSLESGEHMPDKTQFLQECCRVLKPGGILLVATWCHRPTPPALSWSEQRLLDDIYRVYYLPYVISLPGYADIAQTLPLSGLQTADWSTAVAPFWNEVITSALDLQVLIGILKAGLQTLQGALALSFMSRGYRQGLIRYGLLKGTKT, from the coding sequence ATGCCCGCAACTCTCTCCCAACAAATTCAGCAGTTCTATGACACCTCTTCAGGTTTGTGGGAGCAGGTTTGGGGCGAACATATGCACCATGGCTACTACGGCCCGACCGGCAAGCAAGCCAAACCTCGCCGCCAAGCCCAAATTGATCTGATCGAAGAATTACTTGCCTGGGGACAGGTTCAACAGCCTCAGCAGATTTTGGATGTGGGCTGTGGCATTGGTGGCAGCTCCCTGTACTTGGCCCAAAAATATAATGCCAACGTCACTGGAATTACCCTCAGCCCTGTCCAGGCCGATCGGGCTCAAGCCCGCGCTAGAGAAGCCGGGTTATCTTCCCAATCAGAATTTAGAGTGGCCGATGCCCAACAAATGCCCTTTCCTGAAGCGTCCTTTGATCTAGTTTGGTCCTTAGAAAGTGGCGAACATATGCCCGATAAGACTCAATTCTTGCAGGAATGCTGTCGAGTACTCAAACCAGGGGGAATCCTATTAGTCGCCACTTGGTGCCATCGCCCCACCCCACCAGCGTTAAGCTGGAGCGAACAGCGGCTGCTCGACGATATTTATCGCGTCTATTATCTGCCCTACGTCATTTCCTTGCCCGGCTATGCTGACATCGCTCAGACTCTGCCCTTATCAGGTCTACAAACCGCAGACTGGTCCACCGCCGTTGCCCCTTTCTGGAATGAGGTGATTACGTCTGCATTAGATCTGCAAGTCCTGATCGGCATCCTCAAAGCGGGACTGCAAACCTTGCAAGGGGCTCTGGCCCTCAGCTTTATGTCGCGAGGATATCGGCAAGGTCTGATTCGCTACGGACTATTGAAGGGAACGAAAACGTGA
- a CDS encoding homogentisate phytyltransferase: MTSSVDASPIKRWLQALWKFSRPHTIIGTSLSVIGLALIALSTQYQGSALLTDLPVPATVFYPQFLLWLGAALVPSLGANVYIVGLNQLTDIDIDRINKPQLPLASGEFSPHQGRWIVASAGLLALGFSSIQGYRLLWTVGLSMLMGTVYSIPPIRLKRFPFWAALCIFGVRGGVVNVGFFLHFRHLLGGSGEIPLKVWVLTGFVILFAFAIAIFKDIPDQEGDLKFDIHTLTVRLGSESVFRLSCWVLSMAYLGIAGMAIWGLPETHQGLLLSTHLGILFLFWYRSQRVNLKHHQQVTQFYQWIWKLFFLEYVIFPFACLWQ; encoded by the coding sequence GTGACTTCCAGCGTTGACGCCAGCCCCATCAAACGGTGGCTGCAGGCCTTATGGAAGTTCTCGCGCCCCCATACCATTATCGGTACCAGCCTCAGTGTGATCGGCTTAGCTTTGATTGCTCTGTCCACCCAATATCAGGGCAGTGCTTTATTGACTGATCTCCCTGTTCCAGCAACAGTATTTTACCCACAGTTCTTACTTTGGCTCGGTGCTGCCCTCGTGCCGAGTTTGGGTGCTAATGTCTATATCGTGGGCCTCAATCAGCTCACCGATATCGATATTGATCGAATCAATAAACCTCAGTTACCTTTAGCCTCCGGCGAATTTTCCCCGCACCAAGGTCGATGGATTGTAGCGAGTGCTGGACTGTTAGCCCTAGGCTTCTCCTCGATACAAGGCTATCGATTACTCTGGACGGTTGGACTCAGTATGCTCATGGGCACGGTCTATTCCATTCCCCCCATTCGTCTCAAACGATTTCCTTTTTGGGCTGCCCTCTGCATTTTTGGTGTTCGGGGGGGAGTGGTTAATGTCGGCTTCTTTCTCCACTTTCGCCATTTGCTAGGAGGGAGCGGGGAAATTCCATTAAAAGTGTGGGTATTGACAGGGTTTGTGATTCTGTTTGCCTTTGCCATCGCAATCTTCAAAGACATCCCTGATCAAGAAGGGGACTTGAAGTTTGACATTCACACCTTAACTGTGCGACTCGGTAGCGAATCAGTCTTTAGACTGTCTTGCTGGGTTCTCAGTATGGCCTACCTAGGGATAGCCGGAATGGCCATCTGGGGATTACCCGAGACTCATCAAGGCTTATTGCTATCCACCCACCTGGGTATTCTCTTTCTGTTTTGGTACCGCAGCCAGCGAGTCAACCTCAAGCATCACCAGCAAGTAACCCAGTTCTACCAATGGATCTGGAAACTCTTTTTTCTGGAATATGTGATATTCCCTTTTGCTTGTCTGTGGCAATAA
- a CDS encoding serine/threonine-protein kinase, producing the protein MSYCLNPACTNPSNAPRQMVCQACGNNLVLRDRYRSTRILGRGGFATTFLAEDEGLPGKPTCVIKQLRPVVTAPHILEMSRELFQREAETLGKIGNHPQLPRLLDYFELGQEFFLVQEYVQGATLQQEVRRSGPFDEDMVYKVLAEVLPLMDHLHSVEVIHRDLKPANIIRREIDDKLVVIDFGAVKDQVSQTAIANPDENSTLTSFAVGTPGFAPPEQMAMRPVYASDVYSLGVTCIYLLTGKSPKDLSYNPVSGELSWREHVQIGPELQEILGKMLEVSLRDRYRSAKEVLQALAKNAQGSSAGTVSQPPLRSSSSSRSYSPTRPRSNSPSSRAASGIRRYNSRAQSPLSGALSKVSGQLSTPRSSYTGLDSSSSLSSRGPKKARLTPNAVQHAYGRGQRDFSGQDLRNLNLRKFQLPSANFHEGKFQNTDLRDAILINANFGRANFTGANLRNANLMQAYMSHADLANADLRGANLSDAYLSHANLRGANLCGADLSGAKLTDSQLSFAQTNWLTVFPNGKRGKKGRC; encoded by the coding sequence ATGAGCTATTGCTTAAATCCAGCTTGTACGAATCCCAGTAACGCACCACGGCAAATGGTTTGTCAGGCTTGTGGTAATAACTTGGTATTGCGTGATCGTTATCGTTCGACTCGAATTTTGGGTCGAGGAGGGTTTGCAACAACATTTCTGGCTGAAGACGAAGGGTTACCCGGAAAGCCGACCTGCGTGATTAAGCAGCTGCGTCCAGTCGTCACTGCTCCCCATATTTTAGAAATGTCCCGAGAACTGTTTCAGCGAGAAGCTGAAACCCTGGGTAAAATCGGTAATCACCCTCAACTTCCGAGACTATTGGACTATTTCGAACTGGGCCAAGAATTTTTTCTGGTTCAGGAGTATGTTCAGGGGGCAACACTGCAGCAAGAGGTTCGTCGATCTGGGCCTTTTGACGAAGATATGGTTTATAAGGTGCTGGCAGAAGTCTTACCCTTGATGGATCATTTGCACAGTGTAGAAGTGATTCATCGCGATCTTAAACCTGCCAACATCATTCGACGGGAAATTGATGACAAGCTGGTTGTGATTGACTTTGGTGCGGTCAAAGACCAAGTGAGCCAAACGGCAATTGCCAACCCTGACGAAAACAGTACGCTCACCTCTTTTGCTGTAGGAACCCCTGGTTTTGCCCCACCGGAACAGATGGCCATGCGCCCTGTCTATGCCAGTGATGTGTATAGCCTGGGTGTGACTTGTATTTACTTGTTAACCGGTAAATCTCCCAAAGACTTAAGCTATAACCCTGTATCGGGAGAATTGAGTTGGCGGGAGCATGTTCAGATTGGTCCTGAACTACAAGAGATCCTGGGCAAGATGTTGGAGGTCTCGCTGCGTGATCGCTATCGGTCAGCAAAAGAAGTACTCCAAGCCCTAGCGAAGAATGCCCAGGGATCTTCGGCTGGCACAGTGTCTCAGCCCCCGCTCCGTTCTTCATCATCATCACGATCCTATTCCCCCACAAGACCGCGTTCCAACTCACCTTCCTCTCGGGCAGCCTCTGGAATTCGACGGTATAACTCTCGCGCCCAATCTCCCCTTTCAGGTGCTCTATCCAAAGTTTCGGGGCAACTGTCGACGCCTCGCTCAAGCTATACAGGTTTGGACTCTTCTTCTAGCCTGAGTTCAAGAGGTCCAAAGAAAGCACGCTTAACGCCGAATGCAGTCCAACATGCCTATGGCCGGGGCCAGCGAGACTTTAGCGGACAAGATTTACGCAATTTGAATCTTCGTAAGTTTCAACTGCCCAGTGCCAACTTCCATGAAGGCAAGTTCCAAAATACGGATTTGCGAGATGCCATTCTGATCAATGCGAATTTTGGTCGGGCCAACTTTACTGGGGCCAACTTACGCAACGCTAATTTAATGCAGGCCTATATGAGCCATGCTGATTTGGCGAATGCGGATCTGCGAGGGGCTAATTTGAGCGACGCCTATCTCAGCCATGCCAACCTACGGGGGGCTAATCTCTGTGGAGCAGATTTGTCGGGTGCCAAGCTGACGGATTCTCAATTATCTTTTGCACAAACCAACTGGCTGACCGTTTTCCCTAACGGCAAGCGAGGCAAGAAAGGGCGCTGCTAG
- a CDS encoding LCP family protein — protein MTLSAGLGATLALVTPFRLLGDKDGPVSLPELLQGGLRYGVSRPVNIIVLGVDLNLEEPEEGEEQDPFKSRSDTMLLVRLNPGNDRVSILSIPRDTRVPIPDVGITKINSANWWGGPDLVTEVVSSTLNDVQIDRYVRVSTGAFRELVDVVDGVEVYVPFAMQYEDKTQKLKIDLEPGLQKLDGVEAEGFVRFRNNNLGDIGRAQRQQILLKALQKKMANPAMLTRLPQILSVLQKHIDSNLSVGEMLALMQFGLQVNSDKLQMVLLPGRFSGPEEYEFSFWLMDLAGMDRVMQTYFEVSPPDGYEIAARDPEQFKDIKIVVQNATDDPDGDFTMVKYLQEQGFYNIHYADNDWPQSIAKTQIIPQWGDLESAEYLQALLADSQLLANSTGDLGSDLTIRVGQDWLRNRPSSSSDS, from the coding sequence ATGACTCTCTCTGCTGGCTTGGGTGCAACCCTGGCCTTGGTCACTCCTTTCCGTCTTCTAGGAGACAAAGATGGTCCCGTTTCGTTGCCGGAACTGCTTCAGGGCGGCTTGCGTTATGGTGTTTCGCGTCCCGTCAATATTATTGTCTTGGGAGTGGATCTCAATTTAGAAGAACCTGAAGAAGGCGAAGAGCAGGATCCGTTTAAAAGCCGTAGCGACACCATGCTGTTGGTTCGACTAAATCCAGGAAATGATCGAGTCAGCATTTTATCGATTCCCCGTGATACTCGTGTCCCCATTCCTGATGTTGGCATTACCAAAATCAATTCTGCCAATTGGTGGGGTGGACCCGACTTGGTCACCGAAGTCGTTAGTTCAACCTTAAACGATGTCCAAATTGATCGTTATGTCCGAGTGAGTACAGGTGCTTTTCGGGAACTCGTAGACGTCGTGGATGGGGTTGAGGTCTATGTCCCATTTGCCATGCAGTACGAGGATAAAACCCAGAAGTTGAAGATTGATTTGGAACCGGGTCTGCAAAAACTCGATGGCGTTGAAGCAGAGGGGTTTGTGCGGTTCCGCAATAACAACTTGGGGGATATTGGCCGTGCCCAGCGGCAACAGATTTTGCTGAAGGCCTTGCAGAAGAAAATGGCAAATCCTGCCATGCTGACGCGTCTTCCTCAAATTTTGTCAGTTCTGCAAAAACATATTGACTCTAATTTAAGTGTGGGCGAAATGCTGGCCTTGATGCAGTTTGGTCTGCAAGTGAATTCCGACAAACTGCAAATGGTGTTGCTGCCGGGCCGTTTTAGTGGTCCTGAAGAGTATGAGTTTAGTTTTTGGCTAATGGACCTAGCCGGAATGGATAGGGTAATGCAAACCTATTTTGAAGTTTCTCCGCCAGATGGGTATGAGATTGCAGCTAGGGATCCTGAACAATTTAAAGACATCAAAATTGTGGTCCAAAATGCAACAGATGATCCGGATGGGGATTTTACGATGGTGAAGTACTTGCAGGAGCAGGGATTTTACAATATCCATTACGCCGATAATGATTGGCCTCAATCCATTGCCAAGACCCAGATTATCCCCCAGTGGGGAGATCTTGAATCTGCTGAATATCTACAGGCATTGCTAGCAGACAGTCAACTTCTAGCAAATTCTACCGGCGACTTGGGCTCGGATTTAACAATTCGGGTGGGCCAAGACTGGTTACGCAACCGGCCATCTAGCTCTTCAGACTCTTAA
- a CDS encoding sugar phosphate nucleotidyltransferase codes for MQAVIIAGGKGTRLSPLTLRSPKPMLPLFERPFLSWMVERCKEVGLTDILMNIRYQATQIQDYFGDGQRFGVKIRYVIEKEALDTAGAMKLAEPYYTGEPLVVFNADILTDLDLRALMQAHEQTQAQATIALARVADPTAFGLVELTDITAREHSSTGTIQSFREKPTPEEAAILGIDTINAGTYILNPEIFAQYPADQPLSFERTVFPNLLSGQQKISGFVWDGYWMDLGTPAKFYGAHLDILQGRMPFPLPETMQERQPQVWVAANATIDPQAKLAGPCFVGENAKLGPQADISSGVILGTCGLVDRPLSPGIYPPGTVAV; via the coding sequence ATGCAAGCCGTAATCATTGCTGGTGGAAAGGGAACAAGGCTATCACCTCTAACGTTACGTAGTCCTAAACCCATGCTGCCCCTTTTCGAGCGCCCTTTTCTCAGTTGGATGGTTGAGCGGTGTAAAGAAGTGGGTTTAACCGATATTTTGATGAATATTCGATATCAGGCCACTCAAATTCAGGACTATTTTGGGGATGGGCAAAGGTTTGGCGTTAAGATTCGCTACGTCATTGAGAAAGAAGCCCTAGACACAGCGGGCGCGATGAAGCTAGCAGAACCATACTATACGGGCGAACCGTTGGTGGTATTCAACGCGGATATTCTCACCGACTTGGATTTACGGGCTTTAATGCAAGCCCATGAACAGACCCAAGCTCAAGCCACTATCGCCTTGGCAAGAGTTGCAGATCCCACAGCATTTGGGTTGGTCGAACTGACAGATATCACTGCTAGGGAGCACTCATCCACAGGCACTATCCAATCCTTCCGAGAGAAACCCACTCCCGAGGAAGCTGCAATATTAGGCATTGATACGATCAACGCAGGAACCTATATCCTCAATCCCGAAATTTTTGCTCAGTATCCAGCCGATCAGCCCCTCAGTTTTGAACGCACGGTTTTTCCTAATCTTTTATCAGGCCAACAGAAAATCTCAGGTTTCGTCTGGGATGGCTATTGGATGGACCTGGGTACACCAGCCAAATTCTATGGGGCTCACTTAGATATTTTGCAGGGAAGGATGCCTTTTCCCTTACCCGAAACCATGCAAGAACGTCAGCCTCAAGTTTGGGTGGCTGCTAACGCTACCATCGATCCCCAAGCCAAACTGGCTGGACCCTGTTTTGTGGGTGAAAATGCGAAGCTTGGTCCCCAAGCCGATATCTCTAGCGGGGTGATTTTAGGAACCTGTGGGCTAGTCGATCGACCGTTATCCCCCGGCATCTATCCCCCTGGGACCGTTGCTGTATAG
- a CDS encoding zinc-binding dehydrogenase, producing the protein MLAAVLHGQTDLRLETVPDPTPEPGEVVIQVDVATTCGTDLKVWRRGGHAKMLKPPTLFGHEAAGQIVAIGSGVQGWSLGNRVVANNSAPCGHCFFCQRQEYSLCTDLTFNNGTFAQYLRIPAAIVEQNLLPIPEHLSMADASLTEPLACVLHGIARSGFKPEQKDGPAQRVVVIGDGAIGLMFVGVLAHRGAEVILFGGSEQRLQLGRKLGAVHTYNHHHTDISATTLELTDNQGADIVIEATGVPSVWETAITCGRPGATINLFGGCPRDTSITVNTDLLHYSELTLKGVFHNTPTFVRESLALLASQELPFEELLNDTQPLNHLGQVFADMRDRKTIKAVILPHT; encoded by the coding sequence GTGCTAGCAGCGGTACTACATGGCCAAACCGATCTCCGCCTAGAAACGGTTCCTGACCCTACCCCTGAGCCAGGTGAAGTTGTGATTCAAGTGGATGTTGCGACGACCTGTGGCACGGACTTAAAAGTGTGGCGACGCGGGGGCCATGCCAAAATGCTCAAGCCGCCAACACTCTTTGGCCATGAAGCAGCAGGCCAGATTGTAGCCATAGGATCGGGGGTTCAGGGCTGGTCTCTTGGCAATCGCGTTGTTGCTAATAATTCAGCCCCCTGTGGGCACTGTTTTTTTTGCCAACGGCAAGAATATTCCCTTTGTACCGACTTGACGTTCAATAACGGAACATTTGCTCAATATTTGCGGATTCCTGCAGCCATTGTTGAGCAGAATCTGCTCCCCATTCCAGAGCATTTATCCATGGCCGATGCCTCTCTGACCGAACCCTTAGCCTGTGTTCTGCACGGCATTGCCCGCTCTGGTTTTAAGCCTGAACAAAAGGATGGCCCTGCCCAACGCGTGGTGGTGATTGGGGATGGTGCCATTGGCCTGATGTTTGTGGGGGTGTTGGCCCATCGCGGTGCCGAGGTGATTTTATTTGGTGGATCCGAACAGCGATTGCAACTGGGGCGCAAACTAGGTGCAGTCCATACCTACAATCACCATCACACGGACATATCAGCCACTACTTTGGAGCTGACCGACAACCAAGGGGCAGATATTGTGATTGAAGCTACTGGGGTTCCAAGCGTTTGGGAAACAGCCATTACCTGTGGACGGCCAGGAGCAACCATCAATTTATTTGGAGGATGCCCTCGGGATACGAGTATCACCGTCAATACTGATTTGTTGCACTACAGTGAATTGACTTTGAAGGGGGTATTTCACAATACCCCCACCTTTGTGAGGGAATCCCTCGCGCTATTAGCCAGTCAGGAACTACCGTTTGAGGAACTCCTTAACGATACGCAACCCCTCAATCATCTGGGGCAGGTATTTGCAGATATGCGTGATCGCAAAACCATCAAAGCGGTTATCCTACCCCATACCTAA
- a CDS encoding NUDIX hydrolase, with protein MASWAIIQNASYILLIQRSRQTTRADQWCFPGGGIKKNETPKQACVREAFEETQLAIRVVGTVAKIRDDYYFLCKLENPLQSVILKPNECRNYVWINPTHLADIGIIMNLKVVVPLLRSIGYDIHLSDELEGYIA; from the coding sequence ATGGCATCTTGGGCAATCATACAGAACGCTTCCTATATTCTTTTGATTCAAAGAAGCAGGCAAACGACCAGAGCCGATCAGTGGTGTTTCCCGGGTGGTGGTATTAAGAAGAATGAAACACCAAAGCAAGCATGCGTTAGAGAAGCCTTTGAGGAGACACAACTCGCCATCAGAGTTGTTGGTACTGTGGCCAAGATTCGTGATGACTACTACTTCCTTTGCAAACTTGAGAATCCTCTTCAATCAGTCATCTTGAAGCCAAATGAGTGCAGGAATTATGTTTGGATTAATCCCACACATTTGGCTGATATTGGCATCATTATGAATCTGAAAGTTGTTGTGCCACTATTACGTTCAATTGGCTATGACATTCATTTGTCGGATGAGTTGGAAGGCTATATTGCATAA
- the hppD gene encoding 4-hydroxyphenylpyruvate dioxygenase, whose amino-acid sequence MDFDHIHFYVHDSKQCQRWFTNVLGFQYLGGNTAPDRQVEVVSSGAIVCIFSSPLNQTGPVAQYLLQHPPGVVDLAFLVPNVQATLARAVQAGATLLQPLIEEKHDKGTVTWGKVRGWGALEHSLVERRGQTSILPSEFFPISMHKHHKPQAAARQSLFTQIDHGVLNVGQNQLEAAVTWYQRIFGFETHRYFDIQTHRSGLRSEVLTHPQGQIKFPINEPTSANSQIQEFLEVNRGAGIQHIALGTSNIVETVTQLKHRGLSILDIPPSYYQHLRHQFEQAYSHLDWSALEQQHILADFEEDSGAGILLQTFTKPIFPQPTFFFEIIERQRQAQGFGQRNFLALFQAMEREQQKRGIVL is encoded by the coding sequence ATGGATTTTGATCATATTCATTTTTATGTTCATGATTCCAAACAATGTCAGCGTTGGTTTACCAACGTTTTAGGATTTCAATATCTCGGGGGCAACACAGCGCCGGATCGGCAAGTTGAAGTTGTCTCTTCAGGGGCGATTGTATGTATTTTTTCCAGCCCTCTAAACCAGACTGGCCCAGTTGCCCAATATCTTCTGCAACACCCTCCTGGTGTAGTAGATTTGGCTTTTTTGGTTCCAAATGTTCAGGCTACGCTCGCCCGCGCTGTTCAGGCAGGGGCAACCCTTTTACAGCCTTTGATCGAAGAAAAGCATGACAAAGGGACTGTAACTTGGGGAAAAGTCAGAGGGTGGGGAGCGTTAGAACATTCGTTGGTGGAGCGGAGAGGGCAGACTTCCATTTTGCCGTCCGAATTTTTCCCGATCTCGATGCACAAGCATCACAAGCCTCAAGCTGCTGCTCGTCAAAGTCTATTCACCCAGATTGATCATGGGGTTTTGAATGTGGGTCAAAATCAGCTTGAAGCTGCGGTGACTTGGTATCAACGCATATTTGGGTTTGAAACCCACCGATATTTTGATATTCAAACCCATCGATCGGGTCTACGCAGTGAAGTGTTGACTCATCCCCAAGGTCAAATCAAGTTTCCGATCAATGAGCCCACTTCAGCCAATTCCCAGATTCAAGAATTTCTAGAGGTCAATCGAGGCGCTGGCATTCAACATATCGCCTTAGGAACTTCGAATATTGTCGAAACGGTCACTCAGCTTAAGCATCGAGGGCTGTCCATTCTAGATATTCCACCCAGTTACTATCAGCACCTACGACATCAGTTTGAACAAGCCTATTCCCACCTCGATTGGTCTGCCCTCGAACAACAACATATTCTGGCTGATTTCGAAGAGGATTCCGGAGCTGGAATTCTATTGCAAACCTTCACGAAGCCTATTTTCCCGCAACCTACTTTCTTTTTTGAAATTATTGAGCGGCAACGCCAAGCCCAAGGGTTTGGACAGCGAAACTTCTTGGCCCTGTTTCAAGCCATGGAACGGGAACAGCAGAAACGGGGAATAGTACTATAG